A single window of Providencia alcalifaciens DNA harbors:
- a CDS encoding efflux RND transporter periplasmic adaptor subunit, which translates to MNKKTLTLLCAGLLSVGGGAAIYSTYASSDDKPQAAYQYPPVKVALAPVTLANAPRTFYGVGELEAGSQVFVAGETSGRITKIGFESGQQVKKGQLLVQLNDAVERADLARYQAQYRNAARLYDRTRSLSAQHLVAEAQVDSTRAERDMAQGLIQQTQALIAQKAIHAPFDGTIGIRQVHEGQYLSPGEAIASLVDTQTLKLNFSLDEQASPELHQGQVVDITVDAYPETPFPAKVTAIDPLIGKSRTIALQATLDNSNGKLKAGMYANVTVVRQANNAVLTIPETAVTYTAYGDTVFIAEGSGDAMTVKRVSVKTGQRFDGNIEIEHGLAEGDQVVSSGQLRLNNGSAITPVAQNTLSETPQGS; encoded by the coding sequence ATGAATAAAAAAACGCTAACTTTGCTATGTGCAGGGCTTCTCTCCGTAGGTGGGGGAGCAGCCATTTACTCGACTTACGCCAGCTCAGACGACAAGCCACAAGCGGCTTATCAGTATCCTCCAGTGAAAGTGGCACTTGCCCCCGTCACCTTGGCTAATGCCCCACGTACTTTTTACGGCGTGGGGGAATTAGAAGCGGGTAGTCAGGTGTTTGTGGCCGGAGAAACTAGTGGGCGTATCACCAAAATTGGTTTTGAATCCGGTCAACAGGTAAAAAAAGGGCAATTACTGGTGCAGCTCAATGATGCAGTGGAACGCGCAGATTTAGCCCGCTATCAAGCACAATACCGCAATGCTGCCCGCCTATATGACAGAACTCGTTCTTTGTCTGCACAACATTTAGTAGCGGAAGCGCAGGTGGATAGCACCCGTGCAGAGCGAGATATGGCGCAGGGGCTGATTCAGCAAACCCAAGCATTGATTGCGCAAAAAGCCATTCATGCCCCATTCGATGGCACCATTGGTATTCGCCAAGTCCATGAAGGGCAATACCTTAGCCCTGGTGAAGCGATAGCCAGCCTTGTGGATACCCAAACCTTAAAACTGAATTTTTCTCTGGATGAACAGGCATCCCCTGAGTTGCATCAAGGGCAAGTGGTGGACATCACTGTAGATGCTTACCCCGAAACACCATTCCCCGCCAAAGTGACAGCCATTGATCCGTTGATTGGTAAGTCCCGAACAATTGCTCTGCAAGCCACATTGGATAACAGCAATGGCAAGCTAAAGGCAGGTATGTACGCCAATGTCACCGTGGTGCGACAAGCCAACAATGCAGTGCTGACAATCCCTGAAACAGCAGTCACTTACACCGCTTATGGGGATACGGTATTTATCGCCGAAGGTTCTGGGGACGCCATGACGGTCAAGCGCGTTTCCGTGAAAACGGGGCAGCGTTTTGATGGCAATATCGAAATTGAGCACGGGCTTGCAGAAGGCGACCAAGTGGTCAGCTCTGGTCAGCTACGTCTGAATAATGGCTCTGCCATTACCCCTGTCGCTCAAAATACATTATCTGAAACCCCGCAAGGTTCCTAA
- the soxR gene encoding redox-sensitive transcriptional activator SoxR, with amino-acid sequence MNTIKTREIAAEKADFSRALTVGEVAKRAGVPVSTVHFYESKGLIQSTRTQGNQRRFPPVVLRYIAIIKVAQSTGIPLKEIQNALGQFPANSKLTAEEWKGMSTEWKSTLDRRIKQLTRLRNELDHCIGCGCLSLKDCPLRNPEDILGNQGPGAQILERP; translated from the coding sequence ATGAATACGATAAAAACGCGGGAAATTGCCGCAGAAAAGGCAGATTTTTCACGGGCACTGACGGTAGGAGAAGTGGCAAAACGCGCAGGCGTTCCGGTTTCTACCGTACATTTTTATGAATCGAAAGGGTTGATTCAAAGTACTCGAACACAAGGGAATCAGCGGCGTTTTCCACCCGTGGTTTTACGCTACATTGCCATTATCAAAGTGGCACAAAGTACCGGCATTCCCCTCAAAGAGATCCAAAATGCACTTGGCCAGTTTCCGGCAAACAGCAAATTGACGGCGGAAGAGTGGAAAGGGATGTCAACGGAATGGAAAAGCACATTAGATAGAAGAATCAAGCAATTAACTCGATTACGCAATGAGTTGGATCACTGTATTGGTTGTGGTTGTTTGTCTCTCAAAGATTGCCCATTGCGCAACCCTGAAGATATCTTAGGCAACCAAGGCCCCGGTGCCCAAATCCTCGAACGTCCCTAA
- a CDS encoding SDR family oxidoreductase has translation MKGLNNKIAIVTGGATKIGATVAKILCSYGVKVTIFDIDKTNGERVAQSEPNIDFLPVDITDDQQLKQGIDRVAQKYGQLDFLVNLAATYLDDGQASSRQDWLAALNINLVSAVMAAQFAKPHLAKAGKGAIVNFTSISSSVAQTGRWLYPASKAAMLEVTRSQAMDYAPDGIRVNSVSPGWTWSRVMDELTGGDRQKTDRIAADYHLLQRVGDPEEVAQVVAFLLSELASFVTGADYAVDGGYSAMGPEQAKPAIPRLAE, from the coding sequence ATGAAAGGTCTGAATAACAAAATTGCCATCGTGACGGGTGGTGCAACCAAAATCGGCGCAACCGTGGCAAAAATCTTATGTTCCTATGGGGTTAAAGTCACCATTTTTGATATCGATAAAACCAATGGGGAACGTGTGGCGCAATCGGAGCCCAATATTGACTTTCTGCCTGTGGATATCACCGATGACCAACAGTTAAAGCAAGGCATTGACCGTGTTGCGCAAAAATATGGTCAACTCGATTTTTTGGTTAATTTGGCCGCAACCTATCTGGATGACGGCCAAGCCTCTTCACGTCAAGACTGGCTAGCGGCATTAAATATCAACTTGGTGAGCGCCGTGATGGCAGCGCAATTTGCCAAGCCCCATTTAGCCAAAGCGGGTAAAGGGGCAATTGTTAACTTCACCAGTATTTCCTCTTCGGTGGCGCAAACAGGTCGCTGGCTCTATCCCGCATCGAAAGCCGCTATGTTGGAAGTGACGCGTAGCCAAGCGATGGATTATGCCCCCGACGGTATTCGCGTTAATTCCGTTTCCCCTGGTTGGACATGGTCTCGGGTGATGGACGAATTGACTGGCGGCGACCGTCAAAAAACTGACCGCATCGCGGCGGATTATCATCTTTTACAACGTGTTGGCGACCCTGAAGAGGTGGCTCAAGTTGTAGCATTCCTACTGTCTGAGCTGGCGAGTTTTGTCACTGGCGCAGATTACGCGGTCGATGGTGGATATTCCGCCATGGGGCCTGAACAGGCGAAACCCGCCATTCCCCGTCTTGCTGAATAA
- a CDS encoding styrene monooxygenase/indole monooxygenase family protein, with translation MRRIAIVGGGQAGMPLALGLLDKGYDVTVVTNRTPDDVKNGRVMSSQCMFDISLQFERDLGINFWEDKCPPVEGIGFTVPHPEKAGEKAISWRSRIDNYAQAVDQRIKMPYWLELFAARGGNLMIEDVGVAELERLAETHDLVILAGGKGEIVKLLERDPTRSPYDKPQRALALTYVHGMLPTPEFSQVSFNLIPGVGEYFVFPSLTNSGDCHIMVFEGVPGGPMDQWGEARTPQEHLAYSKKIIDTYLPWEAERCRHVELTDENGILAGRFAPTVRKPVLTLPSGKIVFGLGDALVTNDPLTGQGSNNATKASKVYYDAILAHGDKPYTAQWMNDTFEQFWKYGRHVVEWTNALLAPPQPHILNALGAAQQLPTLAHTIANAFNYPPVLAPWWHDAHACDAYIQSLMQEEVRAS, from the coding sequence ATGCGTCGTATTGCAATCGTAGGTGGTGGTCAGGCGGGTATGCCATTGGCATTAGGGCTGCTGGACAAAGGTTATGACGTGACGGTTGTGACCAACCGTACCCCAGATGATGTGAAAAATGGTCGCGTGATGTCCAGCCAATGTATGTTTGATATCTCACTGCAATTTGAGCGCGATTTAGGGATCAATTTCTGGGAAGACAAATGCCCACCAGTTGAAGGCATTGGTTTTACCGTTCCGCATCCTGAAAAAGCGGGTGAAAAAGCCATTAGCTGGCGCTCACGTATCGATAACTACGCTCAAGCCGTTGACCAGCGCATCAAAATGCCTTACTGGTTGGAGTTGTTTGCTGCTCGCGGCGGTAACTTGATGATTGAAGATGTGGGCGTCGCAGAGTTAGAGCGCCTCGCCGAAACTCACGATTTAGTGATTTTAGCAGGGGGTAAAGGGGAAATCGTTAAGCTGTTAGAGCGTGACCCGACTCGATCACCGTACGATAAACCTCAGCGTGCGCTAGCGCTCACGTATGTTCACGGCATGCTGCCAACCCCTGAATTTTCACAAGTTTCCTTCAACTTGATACCGGGTGTTGGGGAGTACTTTGTGTTCCCATCTCTAACCAACAGTGGTGACTGCCACATCATGGTTTTTGAAGGCGTTCCGGGTGGCCCTATGGATCAATGGGGAGAAGCTCGTACTCCACAAGAACACTTGGCCTACAGCAAAAAAATCATTGATACCTATTTACCGTGGGAAGCAGAGCGCTGCCGCCATGTGGAGTTAACTGACGAAAACGGCATTCTGGCAGGGCGCTTTGCCCCAACAGTCCGTAAGCCTGTTCTCACGCTGCCATCAGGGAAAATTGTCTTTGGCTTAGGGGATGCATTAGTCACCAACGATCCACTAACCGGACAAGGATCGAATAACGCCACGAAAGCCAGTAAAGTCTACTACGACGCCATTTTAGCCCATGGTGACAAACCGTATACCGCACAGTGGATGAACGATACGTTTGAACAATTCTGGAAATACGGTCGCCATGTGGTGGAGTGGACTAACGCCCTGTTAGCGCCGCCACAGCCACATATTCTTAATGCATTAGGCGCAGCGCAACAACTGCCAACCTTAGCGCACACCATCGCGAATGCCTTTAACTATCCACCAGTTCTTGCGCCATGGTGGCATGATGCCCATGCCTGCGATGCGTATATTCAATCGCTGATGCAAGAAGAAGTTCGCGCTTCGTAG
- a CDS encoding flavin reductase family protein translates to MSMIAEDTLMCESEWGHTEFESKTLRNLLGCYPTGVAVVTTRTPDGRDVGLTINSFASLSLDPPLVLWSLVNHSPNLAVFRDCQHFTINILGKDHQELAMRFANPRVENKFEDIAVHITPEGIPALHGAIVTLVCENHKQDHIGDHLLMVGHVRRIGSETGKPLVFHGGTFTALHEAQ, encoded by the coding sequence ATGTCGATGATTGCAGAGGACACGCTTATGTGCGAAAGCGAATGGGGTCATACCGAGTTTGAATCGAAAACCTTACGCAACTTACTAGGCTGCTACCCCACAGGGGTAGCGGTTGTGACCACCCGCACCCCTGATGGACGTGACGTTGGGTTGACCATCAACTCATTCGCATCACTGTCGTTAGATCCACCTTTGGTGTTGTGGAGCTTAGTGAATCATTCACCCAATCTCGCGGTATTTCGTGATTGCCAACATTTCACGATCAATATCTTAGGCAAAGATCACCAAGAGTTGGCAATGCGTTTTGCTAACCCTCGAGTCGAAAATAAATTTGAAGATATCGCCGTGCACATCACGCCAGAAGGGATCCCCGCCTTACACGGCGCGATCGTGACCTTAGTGTGTGAAAACCACAAGCAAGATCATATTGGCGATCACTTATTGATGGTGGGGCATGTGCGCCGTATCGGTAGTGAAACGGGTAAGCCTTTAGTTTTCCACGGCGGCACATTTACCGCCCTACATGAAGCGCAATAG
- a CDS encoding cyclase family protein, with amino-acid sequence MEQQTLMSFASELQKGNIQIIDLTQTLSPSFPALQLPAEFGQVWSFKMEQISRYDENGPAWYWNNFSCGEHTGTHFDAPIHWISGKDQPKNTVDTIPLHHFIAPAVVVDASKEVAQNPDWVLTVDFLQKWEDKHGKIPKAAWVLLRTDWSKKSDNPEAYVNMREDGAHTPGPSQEAVEWLIHQRDVKGFGVETINTDAGQSYSWPVPYPCHTLMHGNNKYGLQCLKNLDQLPATGVVIVAAPLKIEGGSGSPLRVLALVG; translated from the coding sequence ATGGAACAGCAAACTTTGATGTCATTCGCTAGCGAGTTACAAAAAGGCAATATTCAGATTATCGACCTGACACAAACTTTATCGCCTTCATTTCCGGCATTGCAATTACCTGCCGAATTTGGGCAAGTATGGTCATTCAAAATGGAGCAAATCTCCCGTTATGATGAGAATGGTCCCGCTTGGTATTGGAACAATTTTAGCTGCGGTGAACACACGGGCACCCACTTTGATGCTCCAATCCATTGGATAAGTGGTAAAGATCAGCCAAAAAACACCGTTGATACTATCCCGCTCCACCACTTTATTGCCCCTGCGGTCGTCGTTGATGCCAGCAAAGAAGTGGCACAAAACCCCGATTGGGTCTTAACTGTGGATTTCCTACAAAAGTGGGAAGATAAACACGGCAAGATCCCTAAAGCAGCATGGGTTTTACTGCGTACGGATTGGTCGAAAAAATCCGATAACCCAGAAGCGTATGTGAACATGCGTGAAGATGGGGCGCATACGCCGGGGCCTTCTCAGGAAGCGGTTGAATGGCTTATCCATCAGCGTGATGTCAAAGGTTTTGGGGTTGAAACTATCAATACGGATGCAGGGCAATCTTACAGCTGGCCTGTGCCGTACCCGTGCCACACGTTAATGCACGGTAACAATAAATACGGTCTGCAATGTTTGAAAAACCTCGACCAATTACCCGCTACTGGGGTGGTGATCGTCGCAGCGCCTCTAAAAATTGAAGGCGGCTCTGGCAGCCCGTTACGCGTGCTTGCGCTGGTGGGGTGA